One genomic region from Apodemus sylvaticus chromosome 1, mApoSyl1.1, whole genome shotgun sequence encodes:
- the Slc22a12 gene encoding solute carrier family 22 member 12 produces the protein MAFPELLDRVGGLGRFQLFQTVALVTPILWVTTQNMLENFSAAIPQHRCWVPLLDNSTSRASIPGDIGPDALLAVSIPPGPDQQPHQCLRFRQPQWQLIDSNATATNWSDADTEPCEDGWVYDHSTFRSTIVTTWDLVCDSQALRPMAQSIFLAGILVGSAVCGHASDRFGRRRVLTWSYLLVSVSGMTAAFMPFFPLYCLFRFLVATAVAGVMMNTASLLMEWTSAQGSPLMMTLNALGFSFGQVLTGSVAYGVRSWRMLQLAVSAPFFLFFVYSWWLPESARWLITVGRLDQGLQELQRVAAVNRRKAEGDKLTMEVLRSAMQEEPSRNQAAANLGALLHTPGLRLRTFISMLCWFAFGFTFYGLALDLHTLGSNIFLLQALIGIVDLPVKTGSLLLLSRLGRRLCQAGSLVMPGLCILANILVPQEMSVLRSALAVLGLGSLGAAFTCVTIFSSELFPTVIRMTAVGLGQVAARGGAMLGPLVRLLSVYGSWLPLLGYGLVPVISGLAALLLPETKNLPLPDTIQDIQKQSMKEVTHSTPDGSILMSTRL, from the exons ATGGCGTTTCCTGAACTCCTGGACAGAGTCGGGGGACTGGGCAGGTTCCAGCTCTTCCAGACGGTGGCTCTGGTGACCCCCATTTTGTGGGTCACCACCCAGAACATGCTGGAGAACTTCTCGGCTGCAATTCCCCAGCACCGCTGCTGGGTGCCTCTCCTGGACAACAGCACCTCCCGGGCGAGTATTCCTGGGGACATTGGACCGGATGCTCTGCTGGCTGTCTCCATCCCGCCTGGTCCGGATCAGCAGCCCCACCAGTGCCTCCGCTTCCGACAACCTCAATGGCAGCTCATAGACTCCAACGCCACGGCCACCAACTGGAGTGACGCCGACACCGAGCCATGTGAGGATGGCTGGGTTTACGACCACAGTACCTTCAGGTCCACAATCGTGACCACG TGGGACCTGGTATGTGATTCCCAGGCCCTGAGACCCATGGCCCAGTCCATCTTCCTGGCTGGAATCCTCGTGGGATCTGCAGTGTGCGGCCATGCCTCAGATAG GTTCGGGCGCAGGAGGGTGCTGACGTGGAGCTATCTTCTGGTGTCCGTGTCCGGCATGACGGCAGCCTTCATGCCCTTCTTCCCCCTGTACTGCCTGTTCCGTTTCCTGGTGGCCACCGCAGTGGCGGGAGTCATGATGAACACGGCCAGTCTCT TGATGGAGTGGACATCAGCCCAGGGTAGCCCTTTGATGATGACCTTGAACGCCTTGGGCTTCAGCTTCGGGCAGGTCCTGACCGGTTCTGTGGCCTACGGTGTGCGCAGCTGGAGGATGCTGCAGCTGGCTGTCTCcgcccctttcttcctcttctttgtttATTCATG GTGGCTGCCGGAATCGGCGCGCTGGCTCATCACGGTAGGCAGGCTGGACCAGGGCCTGCAGGAGCTACAGAGGGTGGCTGCTGTCAacaggaggaaggcagagggagacaaGCTGACCATGGAG GTCCTGCGGTCAGCCATGCAGGAGGAACCAAGCAGGAACCAAGCTGCTGCCAATCTGGGTGCTCTACTCCACACGCCTGGGCTGCGCCTCCGAACCTTCATCTCCATGCTGTGCTG GTTTGCCTTTGGCTTCACCTTCTACGGCCTGGCCCTTGACCTGCACACCCTAGGAAGTAATATCTTCCTGCTCCAGGCGCTCATTGGGATTGTGGACCTCCCGGTGAAGACAGGCAGCCTCCTGCTGCTCAGTCGCTTGGGCCGGCGCCTCTGCCAGGCCGGCTCCCTGGTGATGCCGGGACTCTGCATCCTGGCCAACATACTGGTGCCCCAAG AGATGAGCGTCCTTCGCTCAGCGCTGGCTGTGCTGGGGCTGGGGTCCCTGGGGGCTGCCTTCACCTGTGTCACCATCTTCAGCAGTGAACTTTTCCCCACTGTGATCAG GATGACTGCAGTGGGCCTGGGCCAGGTGGCAGCCCGAGGGGGGGCCATGCTAGGGCCGTTGGTGCGGCTGCTGAGTGTTTATGGGTCCTGGCTGCCCCTGCTGGGGTACGGACTGGTGCCGGTGATAAGTGGCCTCGCTGCACTGCTGCTACCTGAGACCAAGAACTTGCCACTGCCTGACACCATCCAAGACATCCAGAAACA GTCAATGAAGGAGGTAACACACAGCACACCGGATGGCTCCATCCTGATGTCTACCCGGCTGTAG